A genomic segment from Frateuria edaphi encodes:
- a CDS encoding MFS transporter → MPHKSVTFHHPIAFWAGCFCVIAGVLAHLPMLAMAAPMHYRLAGMPMDNLMLIGMGLVPLGVLLSGYGLMPRLAQMRRTLHADASPLPFHVADHVPLNREHWKLVAVLTMALAVDVMKPATIGFVMPGMSSEYGISAATGGLLALSALIGTTVGSVVWGRLGDLFGRRATILLSALMFMGTSICGAMPSFGWNLVMCFMMGAAAGGMLPITFTLMAETIPTAHRGWLLVALGGVGTSAGYLLASGAATLFEPTYSWRALWLLNLPTGALIVLLNRYIPESPRFLALAGLEEQARAVLLKFSGNQPPAREVAPLPAETHAHGVERIDMRQLLRGRHAAITWGLMVCAVAWGLANFGFLLWLPANLVKLGIDAQASAALLARSAVLALPGIAVVVACYQRWSSIRTLVLFIALTAASLLLFFAIGMVELRSNALTTAATVALLLSISGVIATLIPYAAEIYPVHLRSTGAGLIAGGSKLGGILGALLGVLGLFEHFMLSALLIALPMGLAAWLLVRRGIETRGHGLEAIQQVLSE, encoded by the coding sequence ATGCCCCACAAGAGCGTCACCTTCCACCACCCGATCGCCTTCTGGGCCGGCTGCTTCTGCGTGATTGCCGGCGTGCTGGCGCACCTGCCGATGTTGGCGATGGCCGCGCCGATGCATTACCGGCTGGCCGGCATGCCGATGGACAACCTGATGCTGATCGGCATGGGGCTGGTCCCGCTGGGCGTCCTGTTGTCCGGCTACGGCCTGATGCCGCGCCTGGCGCAGATGCGCCGCACGCTCCATGCCGACGCCAGCCCGCTGCCGTTCCACGTGGCCGACCACGTGCCGCTCAACCGCGAACACTGGAAGCTGGTGGCCGTGCTGACCATGGCGCTGGCGGTGGACGTGATGAAGCCGGCGACGATCGGTTTCGTGATGCCGGGCATGTCCTCCGAATACGGCATCAGCGCGGCCACCGGCGGCCTGCTGGCGCTCTCGGCGCTGATCGGCACCACGGTCGGTTCGGTCGTGTGGGGGCGCCTGGGCGACCTGTTCGGACGGCGCGCCACCATCCTGCTCTCGGCGCTGATGTTCATGGGCACCTCGATCTGCGGCGCGATGCCCTCGTTCGGCTGGAACCTGGTGATGTGCTTCATGATGGGCGCTGCCGCCGGCGGCATGCTGCCGATCACCTTCACGCTGATGGCCGAAACCATTCCGACCGCGCACCGTGGCTGGCTGCTGGTGGCGCTCGGTGGCGTCGGCACCTCGGCCGGCTATCTGCTCGCCTCGGGGGCGGCGACGCTGTTCGAGCCGACCTACAGCTGGCGCGCGTTATGGCTGCTCAACCTGCCCACGGGCGCCCTGATCGTGCTGCTCAACCGCTACATCCCCGAGTCGCCGCGCTTCCTCGCGCTGGCCGGGCTGGAGGAACAGGCGCGCGCGGTGCTGCTGAAGTTTTCCGGCAACCAGCCGCCGGCCCGCGAGGTCGCGCCGCTGCCGGCGGAAACCCACGCGCACGGCGTCGAACGCATCGACATGCGCCAGTTGTTACGCGGCCGGCATGCGGCGATCACCTGGGGCTTGATGGTGTGCGCGGTGGCGTGGGGGCTGGCCAACTTCGGCTTCCTGCTGTGGCTGCCGGCGAACCTGGTCAAGCTGGGCATCGATGCGCAGGCGAGCGCCGCGCTGCTGGCGCGCTCGGCAGTGCTCGCGTTGCCGGGTATCGCCGTGGTGGTGGCCTGCTACCAGCGCTGGAGCAGCATCCGCACGCTGGTGCTGTTCATCGCATTGACGGCGGCGTCGTTGCTGCTGTTCTTCGCGATCGGAATGGTGGAGCTGCGCTCCAATGCGCTGACCACGGCCGCCACGGTGGCGCTGCTGCTCAGCATCAGCGGCGTGATCGCGACGCTGATTCCCTATGCGGCGGAGATCTACCCCGTGCACCTGCGCAGCACCGGCGCCGGGCTGATCGCCGGCGGCTCCAAGCTCGGCGGCATCCTCGGCGCGCTGCTGGGCGTGCTCGGGCTGTTCGAGCACTTCATGCTGTCGGCGCTGCTGATCGCGCTGCCGATGGGGCTGGCGGCGTGGCTGCTGGTGCGACGCGGGATCGAGACGCGCGGGCACGGGCTGGAGGCGATCCAGCAGGTGTTGTCCGAGTAG
- a CDS encoding alpha/beta hydrolase-fold protein, with protein sequence MTTPLALLRLAGAALLVLATLPAAHAADGPRIQVSFSAKAHAQPITGRVYVAVSRSNETAPIEQTDITGVPLFGHDVTALAPGQAAIIDADDFGAPLTSLRQLPAGDYWMQPFVNVYTEFKRADGHTVWLHMDQWEGQDFKHSPGNLYGKPVKVHYDPAAPTPVTLVADQVIPPIAFPKDTPYVKRFRIKSKLLSDWWGQPIYLGATVLLPKDYDKHPDVRYPVIYEQGHFSTRAPGGFDHPKSGFRDYWLADGTPRYIMISLQHPSPYYDDSYAVNSANEGPYDDAIHQELLPDIQKRFRTIDAPWARILEGGSTGGWIAMAQMLFHPDYYGATFASCPDALDFRHHQVVNIYDDANAYWLDKGWVKVERVDTRQPDGNVDAMMKDENWYELAVGDHSRSGGQWDIWEAAFGPVGADGYPSRLWDKRTGVIDHDVAQYWKAHFDLRHLLQSQWATLGPKVTDKIHIYVGDADTYNLNMGVRAMDAFLKSARNPSFRGSVTYQPMAPHCWGPRGKELIETVTRYIDGHAPADADRTGWRY encoded by the coding sequence ATGACCACGCCCCTCGCCCTCCTGCGCCTTGCCGGCGCCGCCCTCCTCGTCCTGGCCACCCTGCCTGCCGCGCACGCGGCGGACGGCCCGCGCATCCAGGTCAGCTTCAGCGCCAAGGCGCACGCGCAACCGATCACCGGGCGCGTCTATGTCGCGGTCAGCCGCAGCAACGAAACCGCGCCGATCGAGCAGACCGACATCACCGGCGTGCCGCTGTTCGGCCACGACGTCACGGCGCTCGCGCCCGGCCAGGCGGCGATCATCGATGCCGACGACTTCGGCGCGCCGTTGACCAGCCTGCGCCAGCTTCCCGCCGGCGACTACTGGATGCAGCCCTTCGTCAACGTCTACACCGAATTCAAGCGCGCGGACGGCCACACCGTGTGGCTGCACATGGACCAGTGGGAAGGCCAGGACTTCAAGCACTCGCCCGGCAACCTCTACGGCAAGCCGGTGAAGGTGCACTACGACCCCGCCGCGCCGACGCCGGTGACGCTGGTGGCCGACCAGGTGATCCCACCGATCGCGTTCCCGAAGGACACGCCCTACGTCAAGCGCTTCCGCATCAAGAGCAAGCTCCTGAGCGACTGGTGGGGCCAGCCGATCTATCTGGGCGCCACGGTGCTGCTGCCGAAGGACTACGACAAACACCCGGACGTGCGCTACCCGGTGATCTACGAGCAAGGCCACTTCTCCACCCGCGCGCCCGGCGGCTTCGACCATCCGAAGTCGGGCTTTCGCGATTACTGGCTGGCCGACGGCACGCCGCGCTACATCATGATCAGCCTGCAGCATCCCTCGCCCTACTACGACGACTCCTACGCGGTGAACTCGGCCAACGAGGGCCCGTACGACGACGCCATCCACCAGGAGCTGCTGCCGGACATCCAGAAGCGCTTCCGCACCATCGACGCACCGTGGGCGCGCATCCTGGAAGGCGGTTCCACCGGCGGCTGGATCGCCATGGCGCAGATGCTCTTCCACCCGGACTACTACGGCGCCACCTTCGCCTCCTGCCCAGACGCGCTGGACTTCCGCCATCACCAGGTGGTGAACATCTACGACGACGCCAACGCGTACTGGCTCGACAAGGGCTGGGTGAAGGTCGAGCGCGTGGACACGCGCCAGCCCGACGGCAACGTCGACGCCATGATGAAGGACGAGAACTGGTACGAGCTGGCCGTGGGCGACCACAGCCGTTCCGGTGGCCAGTGGGACATCTGGGAGGCGGCGTTCGGTCCGGTTGGTGCGGACGGCTATCCCAGCCGGCTCTGGGACAAGCGCACGGGCGTGATCGACCACGACGTCGCGCAGTACTGGAAAGCGCACTTCGACCTGCGCCACCTGCTTCAGTCGCAATGGGCCACGCTGGGGCCGAAGGTGACCGACAAGATCCACATCTACGTGGGCGACGCCGACACCTACAACCTCAACATGGGCGTGCGAGCGATGGATGCGTTCCTCAAGAGTGCGCGCAACCCGTCCTTCCGCGGCAGCGTGACCTACCAGCCGATGGCACCGCACTGCTGGGGTCCTCGCGGCAAGGAACTGATCGAGACGGTCACGCGGTACATCGACGGCCATGCGCCCGCCGACGCGGATCGCACGGGCTGGCGCTACTGA
- a CDS encoding arginine deiminase-related protein yields MIVTSPAAFLDAFAALPPLPHAQATARAAFLLAPAEFALAEESASDNRYMDMELAVDPLRALAQHAALAQALRADCPVVTFPGDASTPDAVFPNNVFATAPGRLIVGRMRHAVRQREAGRRDVRDFFALVLGYEEIDLSCRTDCVAELTGALVIDRARGVGYCGLSERCDEAGARAMHEAFGLRLTFCFPLAAGEYHTNVVLALLASRAAIVAPDGFADPAVPAAIARAYGERALWLTPAQKQAFAGNAIALSDERVWMSGAAAAALTDAQRQALSGWGFRIGAVALDEIEKAGGSLRCCVAEIF; encoded by the coding sequence GTGATCGTCACTTCGCCCGCCGCCTTCCTCGACGCCTTCGCGGCCTTGCCGCCGCTCCCCCATGCCCAGGCCACCGCGCGCGCGGCGTTCCTGCTCGCCCCGGCGGAATTCGCGCTGGCCGAAGAGTCGGCCAGCGACAACCGCTACATGGACATGGAGCTTGCGGTCGATCCGCTGCGCGCGCTGGCCCAGCACGCGGCGCTGGCGCAAGCGCTGCGCGCCGACTGCCCGGTGGTCACCTTCCCCGGCGATGCCAGCACCCCAGATGCGGTGTTCCCCAACAACGTGTTCGCGACCGCACCGGGGCGACTGATCGTCGGGCGCATGCGCCACGCGGTGCGCCAGCGCGAGGCCGGGCGGCGGGATGTACGCGACTTCTTCGCCCTGGTGCTCGGCTACGAGGAGATCGACCTGTCCTGCCGCACCGACTGCGTGGCCGAGCTGACCGGCGCGCTGGTGATCGACCGCGCCCGCGGCGTGGGCTATTGCGGCCTGTCCGAACGCTGCGACGAGGCCGGCGCGCGGGCGATGCACGAGGCGTTCGGACTGCGGCTCACGTTCTGCTTCCCGCTTGCCGCGGGCGAATACCACACCAACGTGGTGCTGGCATTGCTGGCCAGTCGCGCTGCGATCGTGGCGCCGGACGGCTTCGCCGATCCGGCCGTGCCCGCGGCGATCGCCCGGGCGTACGGCGAGCGTGCGCTGTGGCTCACGCCGGCGCAGAAACAGGCCTTCGCCGGCAACGCGATCGCGCTGTCGGACGAGCGGGTGTGGATGAGCGGCGCGGCCGCCGCCGCGCTCACCGACGCGCAGCGCCAGGCGCTGTCCGGCTGGGGCTTCCGCATCGGCGCGGTGGCGCTGGACGAGATCGAGAAGGCCGGTGGCAGTTTGCGGTGTTGCGTGGCGGAGATTTTCTGA
- a CDS encoding MFS transporter, translating to MPTDSLLQHRAFVQFWFARIASGFGFQMLSVAVAWQIYAITGRALDLGLIGLVQFFPSVLLALPAGHVADQFERRRVVLIGQIVEWCAIAALAVLSFTGRIHETGILALVFVISTAKAFESPSMSSLLPALVPPAILPRAVAVSGSAFQMAMVLGPAVGGLLYVAGPGVVYATAAGLYLVAATLMAQLRYEQTPPRREPATLKSLFAGVHFIRERKDVLGVISLDLFAVLFGGATALLPIFAKDILHTGPWGLGLLRAAPAVGALLMSFWLARHDLTRRVGMIMFGSVAGFGVATLVFALSSWMWLSLIALFAGGAFDMVSMVIRGSMVQLDTPDAMRGRVNAVNSIFINTSNQLGEFESGLVAAWLGAVGAAVLGGVGTLVVVGLWMAMFPGLRRRQKLHLEPEAIEVAEEAGAKTI from the coding sequence ATGCCCACCGACTCGCTGCTCCAGCATCGCGCCTTCGTGCAGTTCTGGTTCGCCCGCATCGCCTCGGGCTTCGGTTTCCAGATGCTCTCGGTGGCGGTGGCGTGGCAGATCTACGCGATCACCGGCCGCGCCCTGGACCTGGGGTTGATCGGCCTGGTGCAGTTCTTCCCCTCGGTGCTGCTGGCGCTGCCGGCCGGCCACGTCGCCGACCAGTTCGAGCGCCGGCGCGTGGTGCTGATCGGGCAGATCGTGGAGTGGTGCGCGATCGCCGCGCTAGCGGTGTTGAGCTTCACCGGGCGCATCCACGAGACCGGCATCCTGGCGCTGGTGTTCGTGATCAGCACGGCCAAGGCGTTCGAGTCGCCCTCGATGTCCTCGCTGCTGCCGGCGCTGGTGCCGCCGGCGATCCTGCCGCGCGCGGTAGCGGTCAGCGGTTCGGCCTTCCAGATGGCCATGGTGCTGGGTCCGGCGGTAGGCGGCCTGCTCTACGTGGCCGGGCCGGGCGTCGTCTATGCGACGGCGGCGGGCCTGTACCTGGTCGCCGCCACGCTGATGGCGCAGCTTCGCTACGAGCAGACGCCGCCCAGGCGCGAGCCGGCGACGCTGAAATCGCTGTTCGCCGGCGTGCACTTCATCCGCGAGCGCAAGGACGTACTCGGGGTGATCTCGCTGGACCTGTTCGCCGTGCTGTTCGGCGGCGCCACCGCGCTGCTGCCCATCTTCGCCAAGGACATCCTGCACACCGGCCCCTGGGGTTTGGGCCTGCTGCGCGCGGCGCCGGCGGTGGGCGCACTGCTGATGTCCTTCTGGCTGGCCCGGCACGACCTGACGCGGCGCGTGGGCATGATCATGTTCGGCTCGGTAGCCGGCTTCGGCGTGGCGACGCTGGTGTTCGCGCTGTCCTCGTGGATGTGGCTGTCGTTGATTGCACTGTTCGCAGGCGGCGCGTTCGACATGGTGAGCATGGTGATCCGTGGCTCGATGGTGCAGCTGGACACCCCCGACGCGATGCGCGGGCGGGTCAACGCGGTCAACTCGATCTTCATCAACACCTCCAACCAGCTGGGCGAGTTCGAGTCCGGCCTGGTCGCGGCCTGGCTGGGCGCGGTGGGCGCGGCGGTGCTGGGCGGCGTCGGCACGCTGGTGGTGGTGGGGCTATGGATGGCGATGTTCCCCGGCCTGCGCCGCCGCCAGAAGCTGCACCTGGAGCCGGAGGCGATTGAGGTGGCCGAGGAGGCCGGCGCCAAGACCATTTGA
- a CDS encoding DUF3247 family protein, protein MGRQAEHVYTDQPTIARFNGMVEHLQNGARVRLHLADGSTCDGVVAARPTVQEFYDGGGNEGSNGVVHLEQLGTSEWKRYIWFDQIERIEHLDSDAQLRA, encoded by the coding sequence ATGGGCCGCCAGGCCGAACACGTCTACACCGACCAGCCCACCATCGCCCGCTTCAATGGCATGGTCGAGCACCTGCAGAACGGTGCCCGCGTGCGCCTGCACCTGGCCGACGGCAGCACCTGCGACGGCGTGGTCGCCGCCCGCCCGACCGTGCAGGAGTTCTACGACGGCGGCGGCAACGAGGGCAGCAACGGCGTCGTGCACCTGGAACAGCTGGGCACGTCCGAATGGAAACGCTACATCTGGTTCGACCAGATCGAGCGCATCGAACACCTGGATTCCGACGCGCAACTGCGCGCCTGA
- a CDS encoding FAD-binding oxidoreductase: MKRRELLKAALALPLLPALLRNAQALPATLAGAVRARLRPGQPGWPAPAEWEALKRDVGGRLLKPVSPFAGGPGTAAYAEAVKQLKNPFALGDDPALTQTSGWADAWTSRPSAYAVAAESAADVAAAVTFARQHRLRLVVKGGGHSYQGTSEAPDSLLVWPRRMNKVTLHEGFVPSGGEGKVAPLPAVSVGAGAMWIDVYHAVTTLGGRYVQGGGCTTVGVAGLVQSGGFGSFSKGFGTAASNLLEAEVVTADGAVLTVSEHTHPELFWGLKGGGGGSLGVVTRLTLRTFELPPFFGAVFGTIQASSDEAYRALVAQAMAFYREALFNRHWGEQMIFAPDNTLSISMVFQGLTQAQAEQAWKPFFDWVRAHDEYSFAEAPRTLALPAQHFWDADFFRQHAPQLMVNDDRSGTPSYHMVWAGDRGQVGWFIHAYQSAWLPAALLAPGRQSALADAVFAASRRHDFALHFNKGMAGGEPSAIARTRDTAMNPQVADAFALAICADGSGPAFPGLREADLGQARGDAAAVAGAMEALRRVAPHAGSYVSESDYFLRDWQRGFWGSNYARLLRAKHRYDPDGLFVVHHGVGSEGWSADGFTRVG, from the coding sequence ATGAAACGACGCGAACTGCTCAAGGCTGCGCTGGCCCTGCCGCTGCTGCCCGCCCTGCTGCGCAACGCCCAGGCGCTGCCGGCCACGCTGGCCGGCGCCGTGCGTGCGCGGCTGCGGCCGGGCCAGCCGGGCTGGCCGGCGCCGGCCGAGTGGGAGGCGCTCAAGCGGGACGTGGGCGGCCGCCTGCTCAAGCCGGTATCGCCGTTCGCCGGCGGCCCGGGCACGGCCGCCTATGCCGAGGCGGTGAAGCAACTGAAGAACCCGTTCGCGCTGGGCGACGATCCGGCGCTCACCCAGACCAGCGGCTGGGCCGACGCCTGGACCTCGCGGCCCAGCGCCTACGCGGTGGCGGCCGAGTCGGCGGCCGACGTGGCGGCGGCGGTGACCTTCGCGCGGCAGCACCGGCTGAGGCTGGTGGTCAAGGGCGGCGGGCACAGCTACCAGGGCACCTCCGAGGCGCCCGACTCGCTGCTGGTCTGGCCGCGGCGCATGAACAAGGTCACCCTGCACGAGGGCTTCGTGCCCAGCGGCGGCGAAGGCAAGGTGGCGCCGCTGCCGGCGGTCAGCGTGGGGGCCGGCGCGATGTGGATCGACGTGTACCACGCGGTGACCACGCTCGGCGGGCGCTATGTGCAGGGCGGTGGTTGCACCACGGTCGGCGTGGCCGGGCTGGTACAGAGCGGCGGCTTCGGCAGTTTCTCCAAGGGCTTCGGCACGGCTGCGTCCAACCTGCTGGAGGCTGAGGTGGTCACGGCCGATGGGGCGGTGCTGACCGTCAGCGAGCATACGCATCCGGAATTGTTCTGGGGCCTCAAGGGCGGCGGTGGCGGCAGCCTGGGCGTGGTGACCCGGCTGACCCTGCGCACGTTCGAGCTGCCGCCATTCTTTGGCGCGGTGTTCGGCACCATCCAGGCGTCCTCCGACGAGGCCTACCGGGCGCTGGTGGCGCAGGCGATGGCGTTCTACCGCGAGGCGCTGTTCAACCGGCACTGGGGCGAGCAGATGATCTTCGCGCCGGACAACACGCTGTCGATCAGCATGGTGTTCCAGGGCCTGACGCAGGCCCAGGCCGAGCAAGCGTGGAAGCCTTTCTTCGACTGGGTGCGCGCGCACGACGAATACAGCTTCGCCGAAGCGCCGCGCACGCTGGCGTTGCCCGCGCAGCACTTCTGGGACGCCGATTTCTTCCGCCAGCACGCGCCACAGCTGATGGTGAACGACGACCGCTCCGGCACGCCGTCCTACCACATGGTCTGGGCCGGCGATCGCGGCCAGGTCGGCTGGTTCATCCATGCCTATCAGTCGGCATGGCTGCCGGCTGCGCTGCTCGCCCCCGGGCGGCAGTCGGCGCTGGCCGATGCCGTGTTCGCCGCTTCGCGCCGGCACGACTTCGCGCTGCATTTCAACAAGGGCATGGCCGGTGGCGAGCCCTCGGCGATCGCGCGTACGCGCGATACCGCCATGAACCCCCAGGTGGCCGACGCCTTTGCCCTGGCGATCTGCGCCGATGGCAGCGGCCCGGCCTTTCCGGGGTTGCGCGAAGCGGACCTGGGCCAGGCGCGCGGCGACGCGGCGGCGGTCGCGGGTGCGATGGAGGCACTGCGCAGGGTCGCACCGCACGCCGGCTCGTACGTGTCCGAGAGCGACTACTTCCTGCGCGACTGGCAGCGGGGCTTCTGGGGATCGAACTATGCGCGGCTGCTGCGTGCCAAGCATCGCTACGATCCCGACGGGTTGTTCGTCGTGCACCACGGCGTGGGAAGCGAGGGCTGGAGCGCGGACGGGTTCACGCGCGTCGGATAG
- a CDS encoding LytTR family DNA-binding domain-containing protein, whose translation MPPTPTLEYRDFHRWRRPAEVAFWVGLAILNTVFNSMVAQIDHARVAAWEPWVWEWTSSLVILVLVPAILAAERRWPFRFDTWRTSLPWHLLATVPFSLVHVTGMVALRVLAYRLAGIRYDFGRWEPGFGYEYLKDFRTYFIIIALISLSRLWLVRWQGEARLLAAPDEGPPVEPVERPERFLVRKLGREFLVNAREIEWLQAAGNYVNLRVRGRDYPLRSTMAAIEERLDPTRFVRVHRSYVANLDFLAEIEPLDTGDARLKLRDGAIIPCSRRYRAQLRERFGEAAAV comes from the coding sequence ATGCCTCCCACCCCCACCCTCGAATACCGCGACTTCCACCGCTGGCGCCGTCCGGCCGAGGTCGCCTTCTGGGTAGGCCTGGCCATCCTCAACACCGTGTTCAACAGCATGGTGGCGCAGATCGACCACGCCCGCGTCGCGGCCTGGGAACCGTGGGTGTGGGAGTGGACCAGCTCGCTGGTGATCCTGGTACTGGTACCCGCCATCCTGGCGGCGGAGCGGCGCTGGCCGTTCCGCTTCGACACCTGGCGCACCAGCCTGCCCTGGCACCTGCTCGCCACCGTGCCGTTCAGCCTGGTGCATGTGACCGGCATGGTGGCGCTGCGCGTGCTGGCCTACCGCTTGGCAGGCATCCGCTACGACTTCGGCCGTTGGGAGCCGGGCTTCGGCTATGAGTACCTGAAGGACTTCCGGACCTACTTCATCATCATCGCCCTGATCAGCCTGTCGCGGTTGTGGCTGGTGCGCTGGCAGGGCGAGGCGCGACTGCTCGCGGCGCCCGACGAGGGCCCGCCGGTCGAACCGGTGGAGCGGCCCGAGCGCTTCCTGGTGCGCAAGCTGGGCAGGGAGTTCCTGGTCAACGCGCGCGAGATCGAATGGCTGCAGGCCGCCGGCAACTACGTGAACCTGCGCGTGCGCGGGCGCGACTATCCGCTGCGCTCCACCATGGCGGCGATCGAGGAGCGGCTCGACCCCACGCGCTTCGTGCGAGTGCACCGCAGCTACGTAGCCAACCTCGACTTCCTGGCCGAGATCGAGCCGCTGGATACCGGCGATGCGCGCCTGAAGTTGCGCGACGGCGCGATCATCCCCTGCAGCCGGCGCTACCGCGCGCAGCTGCGCGAGCGGTTTGGCGAGGCGGCTGCGGTCTAG
- a CDS encoding DUF6491 family protein: MSLKPILLAGAAMVALAGCSSIPYAQRQAAYAAAAGAPVRSFRFFMPMWSWESLGSDQVVIYTKPKEAWLLDVPGCTELPFANTIGITSNLNQVTINFDKVITGRNQLPCAIHQIRPVDVGKLKALQQEQRQVTPEPRRS; encoded by the coding sequence ATGTCATTGAAACCTATCCTGCTGGCCGGTGCCGCGATGGTGGCCCTGGCCGGCTGTTCCAGCATTCCCTACGCGCAACGCCAGGCCGCCTATGCGGCGGCCGCCGGCGCGCCGGTCAGGAGCTTTCGCTTCTTCATGCCGATGTGGTCGTGGGAATCTTTGGGCAGCGACCAGGTGGTGATCTACACCAAGCCGAAGGAAGCCTGGCTGCTCGACGTGCCCGGCTGCACCGAGTTGCCGTTCGCCAACACGATCGGGATCACGTCCAACCTCAACCAGGTGACGATCAACTTCGACAAGGTGATCACGGGGCGCAACCAGTTGCCCTGCGCGATCCACCAGATCCGTCCGGTCGACGTGGGCAAGCTCAAGGCGTTGCAGCAGGAGCAGCGGCAAGTCACGCCGGAGCCGCGCCGGTCCTGA
- a CDS encoding ferritin-like domain-containing protein, giving the protein MSYAPALPWTLESLDLSCIDRTRVRHNEELFFLLCSSSFVESGSDLYTHNLVAHFNGDEELQTWLSQHWEHEELQHGRALAAYVRAVWPEFDWDKGFAAFWTEYGAVCTAEELEDSRGLELAARCVVETGTASLYRALHEITDEPVLKQLTGHIKSDEVRHFKYFYQHFRRYRENEGLGRYKVFRAVLKRVNEIRSEDSDIALRHVFEQCYPQHKGDREAFRRIAGKAQDLLRRHIPAEMTVKMLLKPLDFPPRLQGALEKPLAKLAERLFLN; this is encoded by the coding sequence GTGAGCTATGCCCCTGCCCTGCCCTGGACGCTGGAAAGCCTCGACCTGTCGTGCATCGACCGCACGCGCGTCCGCCACAACGAGGAATTGTTCTTCCTGCTGTGCAGTTCGTCCTTCGTCGAGAGCGGTTCGGACCTCTACACGCACAACCTGGTCGCCCACTTCAACGGCGACGAGGAGCTGCAGACCTGGCTAAGCCAGCACTGGGAACACGAGGAACTGCAGCACGGCCGCGCGCTGGCCGCCTACGTGCGCGCGGTATGGCCGGAGTTCGACTGGGACAAGGGCTTCGCCGCCTTCTGGACCGAATACGGCGCGGTCTGCACCGCCGAGGAACTGGAGGACAGCCGCGGACTGGAGCTGGCCGCGCGCTGCGTGGTCGAGACCGGCACCGCCAGCCTGTACCGCGCGCTGCACGAGATCACCGACGAGCCGGTGCTCAAGCAGCTGACCGGCCACATCAAGAGCGACGAGGTGCGGCACTTCAAGTACTTCTACCAGCACTTCCGCCGCTACCGCGAGAACGAGGGGCTGGGTCGCTACAAGGTCTTCCGCGCGGTGCTCAAGCGGGTCAACGAGATCCGCAGCGAGGACAGCGACATCGCGCTGCGCCACGTGTTCGAGCAGTGCTATCCGCAGCACAAGGGCGATCGCGAGGCTTTTCGCCGGATCGCCGGCAAGGCGCAGGATTTGCTGCGCCGGCATATCCCAGCGGAGATGACGGTGAAGATGCTGCTCAAGCCGCTGGATTTTCCGCCGCGGCTGCAGGGCGCGCTGGAGAAGCCGCTGGCGAAGTTGGCGGAGAGGTTGTTCCTCAACTGA
- a CDS encoding universal stress protein produces MFRYSLVGYDGSPSSQRAFQTAVALARCGQGRVRVVSVLQVTEGGADACALMMADSSAQRAQELLDELVAMAPDARDMIDVEVTHGSPGDVLLGQVEQRGVDHIVIGHTERGALARWLLGSVSSDVLARAHVPVTVVP; encoded by the coding sequence ATGTTCAGGTACTCGCTGGTCGGCTACGACGGTTCGCCCTCCTCGCAACGTGCCTTCCAGACCGCGGTCGCGCTGGCGCGATGCGGCCAGGGCCGGGTGCGGGTGGTGTCGGTGCTGCAGGTGACCGAGGGCGGCGCCGACGCGTGCGCGCTGATGATGGCCGACTCCAGCGCCCAGCGCGCGCAGGAACTACTCGACGAGCTGGTGGCGATGGCGCCGGATGCGCGCGACATGATCGACGTGGAAGTCACCCACGGCAGCCCCGGCGACGTGCTGCTCGGCCAGGTGGAGCAGCGGGGCGTCGACCACATCGTGATCGGCCACACCGAGCGCGGCGCGCTGGCGCGCTGGCTGCTCGGTTCGGTCTCCAGCGACGTGCTGGCGCGCGCGCACGTGCCGGTGACGGTAGTGCCGTAG